A window of the Brachyhypopomus gauderio isolate BG-103 chromosome 14, BGAUD_0.2, whole genome shotgun sequence genome harbors these coding sequences:
- the LOC143475113 gene encoding uncharacterized protein LOC143475113 isoform X2: MSVSTIKMFILFTFCLFITVKSSTTTELQVQTFRQGYSVKIKCSQNSVKDSKAIFFAWYKMSLGKVPQLVVRISDAGTKHRFARAFDNGHFAVDPGEEKFDLIIKEVSEDDRGTYFCGMMKTNVVEFVSGTHLLFHAEKIKWQLQTEMVFKNGEYSTLQCSMQTVTASCAEEHSVYWFSHGSNKSHPGIIYTHGNGSDQCTTGSDAGSPTRTCVYDLPRNYTKHSDGGIYYCAVAACGEILIGNGAKVDVEENNKWTVIALTTVNVISVIIIGVLGGLLYKHQQKGSDKGQPRHLNKVENPDDLNYIALRFAQKPSTSGASRIKNNSDVYAQVKIQ; encoded by the exons ATGTCTGTCTCaacaataaaaatgtttattttattcacTTTTTGCCTTTTCATAACAG TAAAAAGTTCTACAACCACTGAGCTTCAGGTACAAACATTTAGGCAGGGATATAGCGTAAAAATTAAATGTAGCCAAAACTCAGTCAAAGACAGTAAAGCGATTTTTTTCGCTTGGTATAAGATGAGTTTAGGGAAGGTGCCTCAGCTTGTGGTGAGAATATCTGATGCAGGTACAAAACACAGATTTGCTCGAGCATTTGACAATGGCCACTTCGCTGTTGATCCTGGGGAGGAGAAATTTGACCTCATCATTAAGGAAGTCTCAGAAGATGACAGAGGAACATATTTCTGTGGAATGATGAAGACAAATGTTGTAGAGTTTGTATCTGGGACCCATTTGCTATTTCACG CTGAAAAGATCAAGTGGCAGCTGCAGACTGAAATGGTTTTCAAGAATGGAGAATATTCTACACTCCAGTGTTCAATGCAGACTGTTACTGCCAGCTGTGCAGAAGAACATAGTGTTTACTGGTTCAGCCATGGCTCAAACAAATCTCATCCAGGAATTATTTACACTCATGGAAATGGGAGTGATCAGTGTACCACAGGCTCTGATGCCGGCTCTCCAACACGGACTTGTGTGTATGACCTTCCCAGGAATTACACAAAACATTCTGATGGTGGGATTTATTACTGTGCTGTGGCTGCCTGTGGGGAAATACTCATTGGAAATGGAGCTAAAGTTGATGTTGAAG AAAATAACAAATGGACTGTTATTGCTTTGACAACAGTTAATGTGATCTCAGTTATTATCATCGGGGTCCTTGGTGGACTGCTGTATAAGCATCAACAGAAAG GTTCAGATAAAGGTCAGCCAAGGCACTTAAATAAG GTTGAAAACCCAGATGACTTGAACTACATAGCTTTGAGATTTGCTCAGAAACCTTCCACCTCTGGAGCATCCAGAATTAAGAACAATTCAGATGTTTATGCTCAGGTCAAAATACAATAG
- the LOC143475113 gene encoding uncharacterized protein LOC143475113 isoform X1, translated as MYLVHLNKMHSSQQTFAFFSPVKSSTTTELQVQTFRQGYSVKIKCSQNSVKDSKAIFFAWYKMSLGKVPQLVVRISDAGTKHRFARAFDNGHFAVDPGEEKFDLIIKEVSEDDRGTYFCGMMKTNVVEFVSGTHLLFHAEKIKWQLQTEMVFKNGEYSTLQCSMQTVTASCAEEHSVYWFSHGSNKSHPGIIYTHGNGSDQCTTGSDAGSPTRTCVYDLPRNYTKHSDGGIYYCAVAACGEILIGNGAKVDVEENNKWTVIALTTVNVISVIIIGVLGGLLYKHQQKGSDKGQPRHLNKVENPDDLNYIALRFAQKPSTSGASRIKNNSDVYAQVKIQ; from the exons ATGTACCTggtacatttaaataaaatgcattctAGCCAACAAACCTTTGCTTTTTTCTCTCCAGTAAAAAGTTCTACAACCACTGAGCTTCAGGTACAAACATTTAGGCAGGGATATAGCGTAAAAATTAAATGTAGCCAAAACTCAGTCAAAGACAGTAAAGCGATTTTTTTCGCTTGGTATAAGATGAGTTTAGGGAAGGTGCCTCAGCTTGTGGTGAGAATATCTGATGCAGGTACAAAACACAGATTTGCTCGAGCATTTGACAATGGCCACTTCGCTGTTGATCCTGGGGAGGAGAAATTTGACCTCATCATTAAGGAAGTCTCAGAAGATGACAGAGGAACATATTTCTGTGGAATGATGAAGACAAATGTTGTAGAGTTTGTATCTGGGACCCATTTGCTATTTCACG CTGAAAAGATCAAGTGGCAGCTGCAGACTGAAATGGTTTTCAAGAATGGAGAATATTCTACACTCCAGTGTTCAATGCAGACTGTTACTGCCAGCTGTGCAGAAGAACATAGTGTTTACTGGTTCAGCCATGGCTCAAACAAATCTCATCCAGGAATTATTTACACTCATGGAAATGGGAGTGATCAGTGTACCACAGGCTCTGATGCCGGCTCTCCAACACGGACTTGTGTGTATGACCTTCCCAGGAATTACACAAAACATTCTGATGGTGGGATTTATTACTGTGCTGTGGCTGCCTGTGGGGAAATACTCATTGGAAATGGAGCTAAAGTTGATGTTGAAG AAAATAACAAATGGACTGTTATTGCTTTGACAACAGTTAATGTGATCTCAGTTATTATCATCGGGGTCCTTGGTGGACTGCTGTATAAGCATCAACAGAAAG GTTCAGATAAAGGTCAGCCAAGGCACTTAAATAAG GTTGAAAACCCAGATGACTTGAACTACATAGCTTTGAGATTTGCTCAGAAACCTTCCACCTCTGGAGCATCCAGAATTAAGAACAATTCAGATGTTTATGCTCAGGTCAAAATACAATAG
- the LOC143475274 gene encoding uncharacterized protein LOC143475274, with protein MSVSTIKMFILFTFCLFITVKSSTTTELQVQTFRQGYSVKIKCSQNSVKDSKAIFFAWYKMSLGKVPQLVVRISDAGTKHRFARAFDNGHFAVDPGEEKFDLIIKEVSEDDRGTYFCGMMKTNVVEFVSGTHLLFHAEKIKWQLQTEMVFKNGEYSTLQCSMQTVTASCAEEHSVYWFSHGSNKSHPGIIYTHGNGSDQCTTGSDAGSPTRTCVYDLPRNYTKHSDGGIYYCAVAACGEILIGNGAKVDVEENNKWTVIGLTAVNVISVIIIIVLGGLLYKNQQKGSDKGQPRHSNKVEDPDYLNYAALRFAQKPSTSEITKVQFRCLCSGQNSIHN; from the exons ATGTCTGTCTCaacaataaaaatgtttattttattcacTTTTTGCCTTTTCATAACAG TAAAAAGTTCTACAACCACTGAGCTTCAGGTACAAACATTTAGGCAGGGATATAGCGTAAAAATTAAATGTAGCCAAAACTCAGTCAAAGACAGTAAAGCGATTTTTTTCGCTTGGTATAAGATGAGTTTAGGGAAGGTGCCTCAGCTTGTGGTGAGAATATCTGATGCAGGTACAAAACACAGATTTGCTCGAGCATTTGACAATGGCCACTTCGCTGTTGATCCTGGGGAGGAGAAATTTGACCTCATCATTAAGGAAGTCTCAGAAGATGACAGAGGAACATATTTCTGTGGAATGATGAAGACAAATGTTGTAGAGTTTGTATCTGGGACCCATTTGCTATTTCACG CTGAAAAGATCAAGTGGCAGCTGCAGACTGAAATGGTTTTCAAGAATGGAGAATATTCTACACTCCAGTGTTCAATGCAGACTGTTACTGCCAGCTGTGCAGAAGAACATAGTGTTTACTGGTTCAGCCATGGCTCAAACAAATCTCATCCAGGAATTATTTACACTCATGGAAATGGGAGTGATCAGTGTACCACAGGCTCTGATGCCGGCTCTCCAACACGGACTTGTGTGTATGACCTTCCCAGGAATTACACAAAACATTCTGATGGTGGGATTTATTACTGTGCTGTGGCTGCCTGTGGGGAAATACTCATTGGAAATGGAGCTAAAGTTGATGTTGAAG AAAATAACAAATGGACTGTTATTGGTTTGACAGCAGTAAATGTGATCTCAGTTATTATCATCATTGTCCTTGGTGGACTGCTGTATAAGAATCAACAGAAAG GTTCAGATAAAGGTCAGCCAAGGCACTCAAATAAG GTTGAAGACCCAGATTACTTGAACTACGCAGCTTTGAGATTTGCTCAGAAACCTTCCACCTCTGAAATAACCAAAGTTCAATTCAGATGTTTATGCTCAGGTCAAAATTCAATACACAATTGA